In one Methanobrevibacter arboriphilus genomic region, the following are encoded:
- a CDS encoding TrkH family potassium uptake protein, translated as MLTPIIVAIIYSEPKFIFSFFFSGIVSIIVGIVFIKVFKKYKMSLKVAMIFSTFIWLVASLLGSLPFFISGELTFINSFFEAISGFTTTGFSMYNSIESAGFAINFWRGMTQWIGGLGIIFTMIIILRSSGTSIMRLYNAEGRSERILPSIRNTSKIILYIYLFLTVVGVFLFIISGLPLFDSIFYTFVSLSTGGFALNSNSILYYNNGWVELAAMVVMILGSINFALVYLLFKRKFREFFNDIETKVAIIIIPLFIIIVSVALIEFNVYGNISENIRFGAFQIVSAISTTGLQTVFYPEILNSWPAITFFIIIISMIIGGGSGSTSGGIKWLRIGLLFKAIFWQIKSFLLPGAVIPKKINHFQGLKVNNDLLRITGLFIFLYIFVYVISVLIVLSYYNNLSQVLFEIASAMGNVGLTSGILTPNSPDFIKIVFMIDFWLGRLEIWPVLLVLFMGLATIKDKLRFNH; from the coding sequence ATGTTAACTCCTATTATAGTAGCTATTATTTACAGTGAACCAAAGTTTATTTTTTCATTTTTCTTTTCTGGAATCGTTTCTATAATTGTTGGAATAGTTTTTATAAAAGTTTTTAAAAAATATAAAATGTCTTTAAAAGTTGCAATGATTTTTTCTACTTTTATATGGCTAGTAGCTAGTTTACTTGGATCATTACCGTTTTTTATATCAGGGGAATTAACTTTTATAAATTCTTTTTTTGAAGCTATTTCTGGTTTTACAACCACTGGATTTTCTATGTATAACTCAATTGAAAGTGCTGGATTTGCAATTAATTTTTGGAGAGGCATGACTCAATGGATTGGTGGGCTTGGGATAATATTTACTATGATTATTATTTTAAGATCAAGTGGAACATCTATAATGAGATTGTATAATGCTGAAGGAAGAAGTGAAAGAATTTTACCTAGTATAAGAAATACAAGTAAAATTATCCTTTATATTTATCTTTTTTTAACTGTCGTTGGAGTATTTCTTTTTATAATTTCTGGATTACCTCTATTTGATTCTATTTTTTATACTTTTGTTTCTCTTTCAACTGGAGGTTTTGCTCTTAATTCAAATAGTATTTTATATTATAATAATGGTTGGGTTGAACTTGCAGCTATGGTAGTGATGATTTTAGGTTCAATTAACTTTGCATTAGTTTATTTACTATTTAAACGGAAATTCAGGGAATTTTTCAATGATATTGAAACTAAAGTTGCTATTATCATAATTCCATTATTTATTATTATTGTGTCTGTTGCTTTAATAGAATTTAATGTTTATGGAAATATTTCTGAGAATATAAGGTTTGGTGCTTTCCAAATTGTTTCAGCTATATCAACTACTGGTCTTCAAACAGTTTTTTATCCAGAAATTCTTAATTCATGGCCAGCAATAACTTTCTTTATTATTATAATTTCAATGATAATTGGTGGTGGTTCTGGTTCTACTTCAGGAGGTATTAAATGGTTAAGAATTGGTTTACTTTTTAAAGCAATATTTTGGCAGATTAAATCATTTTTATTACCTGGAGCTGTTATTCCTAAAAAAATTAACCACTTTCAAGGTTTGAAAGTTAACAATGATTTGCTTAGAATTACCGGTCTTTTTATCTTTTTATACATATTTGTTTATGTGATTAGTGTTTTAATTGTTTTATCTTATTATAACAATCTTTCTCAAGTGTTGTTTGAAATAGCTTCAGCTATGGGAAATGTTGGTCTTACTAGTGGAATTTTAACTCCAAACTCTCCTGATTTTATTAAAATTGTGTTCATGATTGACTTTTGGTTAGGAAGGCTTGAGATTTGGCCTGTATTATTGGTTTTATTCATGGGTTTAGCAACAATTAAAGATAAACTACGATTTAATCATTAA
- a CDS encoding NAD-dependent epimerase/dehydratase family protein yields METQRILVTGGAGFIGTNLCNELRNRGHEVLACDLLHKPRDNYIRADVGKYRQIERVFEENDGFDFVYHLAAEYGRWNGEGYYENLWETNVIGTKHMIRLQEKLGFKMIFFSSAEVYGDYDGVMSEDVMINNPIKDTYQMNDYAITKWAGELMCMNSATMFETETVRVRPVNCYGPYEEYSPYKGFIPIFIYKALHNQGYDVYEGHKRIIDYVGDTANTFANIVDNFIPGEVYNVGSKQEWEKDIREYSDIVLNAVGIDDSLVTYHEAEPFTTKVKTIDFSKAIRDLKHNPKVSPEKGIEKTVEWMKEFYNID; encoded by the coding sequence ATGGAGACACAAAGAATATTAGTTACTGGTGGGGCAGGTTTTATTGGAACTAACTTATGTAATGAATTAAGAAACAGGGGTCACGAAGTTTTAGCTTGCGACCTTTTACATAAACCGAGGGATAATTATATTCGTGCTGATGTTGGTAAGTATCGTCAGATTGAACGTGTCTTTGAGGAAAATGATGGCTTTGATTTTGTTTATCATTTAGCTGCCGAGTATGGTAGATGGAATGGTGAAGGTTACTATGAAAACTTATGGGAAACTAATGTTATAGGAACTAAACACATGATTCGCTTACAAGAAAAACTTGGTTTTAAAATGATATTCTTTTCTTCTGCTGAAGTTTATGGTGATTATGATGGAGTTATGAGTGAAGATGTAATGATCAACAATCCTATAAAGGATACTTATCAAATGAATGATTATGCAATTACTAAATGGGCTGGAGAATTAATGTGTATGAATTCAGCTACAATGTTTGAAACTGAAACTGTTAGAGTTCGTCCTGTAAATTGTTATGGTCCTTATGAAGAATATTCTCCATATAAAGGATTTATCCCGATTTTTATTTATAAAGCTCTTCATAATCAAGGTTATGATGTTTATGAAGGACATAAACGTATTATTGATTATGTTGGAGATACTGCAAATACCTTTGCTAATATTGTAGATAATTTCATTCCTGGTGAAGTATATAATGTTGGAAGTAAGCAAGAATGGGAAAAAGATATTAGAGAATATTCTGATATTGTTCTTAATGCAGTAGGTATAGATGACTCTCTTGTAACTTATCATGAGGCTGAGCCTTTCACTACAAAAGTAAAAACTATTGATTTTTCAAAAGCTATTCGTGATTTAAAACATAATCCTAAGGTTTCTCCTGAAAAAGGAATTGAAAAAACTGTTGAATGGATGAAAGAATTTTATAATATCGATTAG
- the galU gene encoding UTP--glucose-1-phosphate uridylyltransferase GalU, which produces MKAVIPAAGLGTRFLPATKAQPKEMLPVFDKPTIQYVIEEAVASGIEDILIVTGKGKRPIEDHFDRSFELEYHLKEHNKKDYLEQVKEISDLADIYYVRQKTQKGLGDAIYCAEKHVGDEPFAVMLGDTITKGTIPCTKQLIDVYNKFNASAIAVERVPCEKVERYGIIKGTEVNNLLYNIEKLVEKPKVEEAPSNLAIMGRYVLTPDIFEHIENTEPGFGGEIQLTDALAKLDNIYGQVFEGKTYDIGNRIEWLKTSIEFAMDDKEAKNELIKYLKDVIALND; this is translated from the coding sequence ATGAAGGCAGTTATTCCAGCAGCAGGTTTAGGAACAAGATTTTTACCTGCTACTAAAGCTCAACCAAAAGAGATGTTACCAGTATTTGATAAACCAACAATCCAATATGTTATTGAAGAAGCAGTAGCTTCTGGAATTGAAGATATTTTAATAGTTACTGGTAAAGGTAAAAGACCTATTGAAGACCATTTTGATAGATCTTTTGAACTTGAATATCATTTAAAAGAACATAATAAGAAAGATTACCTGGAACAAGTTAAAGAAATCTCTGATCTTGCTGATATTTATTATGTAAGACAGAAAACTCAGAAAGGGCTTGGGGATGCTATTTATTGTGCTGAAAAACATGTTGGGGATGAACCCTTTGCTGTAATGCTGGGTGATACCATAACAAAAGGTACCATTCCTTGTACAAAACAATTAATTGATGTTTATAATAAGTTCAATGCTTCTGCAATAGCTGTTGAAAGAGTTCCCTGCGAAAAAGTTGAAAGATATGGTATAATAAAAGGAACTGAAGTTAATAATTTATTATATAATATTGAAAAACTTGTTGAAAAGCCAAAAGTTGAAGAAGCACCTTCTAATTTAGCTATTATGGGTAGATATGTTTTAACTCCAGATATTTTTGAACATATTGAGAATACTGAACCTGGTTTTGGTGGAGAAATTCAATTAACTGATGCTTTAGCAAAATTAGATAATATTTATGGTCAAGTTTTTGAAGGAAAAACCTATGATATTGGTAATAGAATTGAATGGCTAAAAACTTCTATAGAATTTGCTATGGATGATAAAGAAGCTAAAAATGAATTAATAAAATATTTAAAGGATGTTATAGCTTTAAATGATTAA
- a CDS encoding glycosyltransferase family 2 protein codes for MSKIVAIIPAFNEEVALGSVILRTLQYVDKVIVVNDGSSDKTEDVAKLAGAEVISHSSNLGKGQGLKSGFDFVQASNENNNYDEFFSIIVTIDGDGQNNPDEIPQLVAPIISGEADFVNGSRYIEGSKEDDTPGYRRVGQKVLDKATNISSGLNITDSQSGFRAFSKKTIPFFKLNDSGFGIESEMLSDAAEAGIKVVEVPITVRYDLNGSTENPITHGVGVLLKIIKGMELRRPLIYFTLPGFIIFLIGIISEIWFLNDYLNGTSINFGPTVIAIMLIIVGLFLMLNGILLDSIRKLINRKL; via the coding sequence ATGAGTAAAATTGTAGCTATTATCCCTGCATTTAATGAAGAAGTTGCTTTAGGAAGTGTTATCTTAAGAACTTTACAATATGTGGATAAGGTTATTGTTGTTAATGATGGAAGTTCTGATAAAACTGAAGATGTGGCTAAATTAGCTGGTGCTGAAGTTATTTCTCATTCTAGTAATTTAGGGAAAGGTCAGGGATTAAAATCAGGATTTGACTTTGTTCAAGCATCCAACGAGAATAATAATTATGATGAATTTTTTAGTATAATAGTTACAATTGATGGTGATGGTCAAAATAACCCTGATGAGATTCCACAACTTGTTGCACCTATAATTTCAGGTGAAGCTGATTTTGTTAATGGTAGTAGATATATAGAAGGTTCAAAAGAAGATGATACTCCTGGATATAGGCGTGTAGGTCAAAAAGTTTTAGATAAAGCTACTAATATATCTTCAGGATTAAATATTACTGATTCTCAAAGTGGTTTCAGAGCATTTTCAAAAAAAACTATTCCTTTTTTTAAGCTTAATGATTCTGGTTTTGGAATTGAAAGTGAAATGCTTTCTGATGCTGCTGAAGCTGGAATCAAAGTTGTTGAAGTTCCAATAACTGTCCGATATGATTTAAATGGGTCTACTGAAAATCCTATTACTCATGGAGTTGGCGTTCTTTTAAAAATAATTAAGGGTATGGAACTTAGAAGACCTCTTATTTACTTTACATTACCAGGGTTTATAATTTTCTTAATAGGAATTATTAGTGAGATATGGTTTTTAAATGACTATTTAAATGGCACAAGTATTAATTTTGGCCCTACTGTTATAGCTATAATGTTAATAATAGTAGGATTATTTTTAATGTTAAATGGGATTCTTTTAGATTCTATTAGAAAATTAATTAATAGGAAATTATAA
- a CDS encoding 50S ribosomal protein L40e: MARFEEAENRIFKVKICLKCNARNPAAAKTCRKCGYKGLRYKAKEPRG, translated from the coding sequence ATGGCCCGATTTGAAGAAGCTGAAAATAGAATCTTTAAGGTTAAAATTTGTTTAAAATGTAATGCTCGTAATCCCGCTGCAGCTAAAACTTGTAGAAAATGTGGTTACAAGGGTTTAAGATATAAAGCAAAAGAACCAAGAGGATGA